A part of Melospiza georgiana isolate bMelGeo1 chromosome 16, bMelGeo1.pri, whole genome shotgun sequence genomic DNA contains:
- the TMEM130 gene encoding transmembrane protein 130: MRWLLCALLLLRLQLGHSRSPAAELYSLEITNNGPITTGAQATVQARLRMKNENVTSNWYHFNWVYAPLILIEKSEQQFNSIINVTGEFPGTFPVSVWVTHKHCWLCRPIARNVTVLQITEFITGNLSIAQIEDSRVTTHGSSSSTDTVTRISFSLHDPSHYFKPASFVYNWDFGDGVYQITKEPFVYCNCSSMGNRTVHLKVVAEWEQVGSIIHEREMMQKTGDFTTALELLDAVKSIDIVGSRETHVMENLNLSLHINGTPPLALCWLIKSECIPLEGDKCHLVEISGSCYNLSHTFRDAGQYCLSVRVENGVTMLQTYHGIKVQPAGIHPAFFVLLCTALVLAMLVLVLYTTFRSHKQQKDLVEVADFDFSPLADEHRSNHSKSGCGPVCCRSCFLLPSKEAAWESHELLHSLYKPAKMYTL, from the exons ATGCGGTGGCTGCTCTgcgcgctgctgctgctgcggctgcAGCTCGGCCACAGCCGCTCCCCGGCCGCAG AGTTGTATAGCCTGGAAATAACCAACAATGGCCCCATCACAACGGGAGCTCAAGCTACTGTTCAGGCCAGGCTAAGAATGAAGAACGAAAATGTCACATCAAACTGGTATCACTTTAACTGGGTCTATGCTCCTCTGATTCTGATAGAGAAATCTGAGCAGCAGTTTAATTCCATAATTAATGTGACTGGTGAATTCCCTGGCACtttccctgtgtctgtctgggTGACTCACAAACACTGTTGGTTGTGTCGGCCGATTGCAAGAAACGTCACCGTGCTCCAGATTACAG AATTTATCACAGGGAACCTCAGCATAGCCCAGATAGAGGACAGCAGAGTTACCACACATGGTTCTAGCTCCTCCACGGACACAGTGACCcggatttctttctctcttcatgATCCAAGTCATTACTTCAAGCCAGCATCATTTGTCTACaactgggattttggagatgG GGTTTACCAGATTACCAAGGAACCCTTTGTCTACTGCAACTGCTCCTCCATGGGGAACCGCACAGTGCACCTGAAGGTCGTGGCTGAATGGGAGCAGGTTGGGAGCATCATTCACGAGAGAGAAATGATGCAGAAAACTGGGGATTTTACCACAGCTCTGGAGCTCTTGG ATGCTGTTAAAAGTATTGACATAGTGGGGTCCAGAGAGACACACGTAATGGAAAACTTGAATTTATCTCTTCATATCAATGGCAC CCCACCACTAGCATTATGCTGGCTTATAAAATCCGAGTGCATTCCACTTGAAGGTGACAAATGCCATCTGGTGGAGATCAGTGGCTCCTGCTACAACCTCAGCCACACTTTCAGGGACGCGGGGCAGTATTGCCTCAGTGTCAGGGTGGAGAACGGCGTGACAATGCTGCAGACGTACCACGGGATCAAAGTGCAGCcagcag GAATCCACCCAGCTTTTtttgtcctgctctgcactgctctgGTTTTAGCGATGTTGGTACTGGTGCTGTACACAACTTTTCGAAGtcacaaacaacaaaaagatcTCGTGGAG gTAGCTGACTTTGACTTCTCTCCACTGGCTGATGAACACCGGTCTAATCATTCCAAGTCAGGATGTGGCCCAGTATGTTGCAGATCATGTTTTCTTCTACCATCAAAAGAAGCTGCCTGGGAGAGTCATGAACTTCTACATTCACTTTACAAGCCAGCCAAAATGTACACACTGTGA